In Dehalococcoidales bacterium, one DNA window encodes the following:
- a CDS encoding PAS domain S-box protein: protein MARREIKEEIVGTLRNPGFWLIIAVIALITIPYYRDSLPHPAFITRLTEDLHLSRHAVERILYLAPIIWAGFVFGWRGAFYTSLAALACMLPRIIFIEDALLNPVIETATVFVVGNVIAISFAALRREREYRKQLEATQLDLKASEERYRSLFENAIDGIWIHDLEGNFISFNPASEKIIGYTRREIYTMNARNMLSQESLELAHEIRRKLLQHEPVEQPYEQKVIRKDGSEIFIQLSTSIVLDKGKPVGFQNIARDITEQKRMNENLHFYLQQATRAQEEERKRISHELHDETIQDLVVLSRQLDSLASSEKGLSAETQRRLEELWEQTDRILQGVRRLSQDLRPAAIDRLGLLPAIRWLAEEVTRYSGVETRVSVIGKEHRLPEEGAIALFRIIQEALTNVRRHSGATAAEITIEFSARSTKITVKDNGKGFTLAGKVGDLAKEGKLGLAGMQERVQLVGGTITMKSEPGAGTTITVEAPG, encoded by the coding sequence TTGGCCCGCCGTGAAATAAAGGAAGAAATAGTCGGCACTCTGCGTAATCCGGGGTTCTGGCTTATCATCGCCGTTATCGCGCTTATCACCATCCCTTATTACCGGGACTCCTTGCCGCATCCGGCTTTTATCACCCGCCTGACGGAGGATTTACATCTTTCCCGTCACGCCGTGGAAAGAATCCTTTACCTGGCGCCTATTATCTGGGCGGGTTTCGTTTTCGGGTGGCGGGGGGCTTTTTACACCTCGCTGGCGGCGCTGGCCTGCATGTTGCCGCGCATTATCTTTATCGAAGATGCCCTGCTCAACCCGGTCATCGAGACGGCGACGGTATTCGTGGTGGGCAACGTGATTGCCATCAGTTTCGCTGCGCTGCGCCGCGAGCGGGAGTACCGCAAGCAGTTGGAGGCTACGCAGCTCGACCTGAAAGCGTCCGAGGAAAGGTACCGCTCGCTTTTCGAGAACGCCATTGACGGCATCTGGATACACGACCTTGAAGGTAACTTCATCAGCTTTAACCCCGCCTCGGAGAAAATAATCGGGTACACCCGGAGAGAAATTTACACGATGAACGCCAGGAACATGCTGTCTCAGGAAAGCCTGGAGTTGGCGCATGAAATCCGCCGAAAACTGCTGCAACATGAGCCGGTGGAGCAGCCCTACGAGCAGAAGGTTATCCGCAAGGACGGCAGCGAGATTTTCATCCAGCTTTCCACCAGCATAGTGCTGGACAAGGGCAAGCCGGTTGGCTTTCAAAACATCGCCCGGGATATTACCGAGCAGAAGAGAATGAATGAAAACCTGCATTTTTATCTCCAGCAGGCCACCCGCGCCCAGGAAGAAGAAAGAAAGCGCATTTCCCATGAACTCCACGATGAGACCATCCAGGATCTGGTGGTGCTTTCCCGGCAGCTGGACTCCCTGGCTTCCAGTGAAAAAGGGCTTTCCGCGGAAACGCAGCGGCGCCTGGAAGAGCTGTGGGAGCAGACGGACCGGATACTCCAGGGCGTGCGCCGTTTGAGCCAGGACCTGCGGCCGGCGGCTATCGACCGTCTTGGCCTGCTGCCGGCTATCCGCTGGCTGGCGGAAGAGGTCACCCGGTATTCCGGCGTGGAGACCAGGGTCAGCGTGATAGGCAAGGAGCACCGGCTGCCGGAAGAGGGCGCCATCGCTTTATTCCGCATTATCCAGGAAGCTTTAACCAACGTCCGGCGGCACTCCGGCGCCACCGCCGCGGAAATTACCATCGAGTTCAGCGCCAGGAGCACTAAAATCACTGTGAAGGACAACGGTAAGGGCTTTACCCTGGCCGGCAAGGTGGGGGATTTAGCCAAGGAAGGCAAGCTCGGGCTGGCGGGCATGCAGGAGCGCGTGCAGCTGGTGGGGGGTACGATAACCATGAAGTCGGAGCCGGGTGCAGGTACAACGATAACCGTGGAAGCGCCGGGCTAG
- the cax gene encoding calcium/proton exchanger, whose protein sequence is MTPDNKASRFHILDAFLIFIPFSIIFYYLEVHPVLTLITTGAGIVGLSHVIAENTGIIAQRVSNTISALINATFGNVIEFFIAIFSLRSGLVEMVRASIIGSIVLNVLLLIGLSMVFGGLKYKEQRFNKDSAGLSSTMLVIMVAGLVLPSMYSLLLSKPAHAMSLAVSVVLGIVYLLSLLYTLVTHKHLFLVEREAPRSPLNHTWSVRTAAILLFLAVGLASYESYLLVETLTPRIADLGLNQTFLGLVIIAILTNIPEHISAISFARKNNMTLSLEIGMSSALQIALFVVPVLVLLSGPLAGISLDLEFGPFSIAALVMTAMIANYISADGICHWLEGVQLIAVYVLIAIAFYFI, encoded by the coding sequence ATGACACCAGATAACAAGGCTTCCCGGTTCCATATCCTGGATGCCTTCCTGATATTCATCCCATTTTCTATTATTTTCTATTACCTGGAAGTCCACCCGGTGCTGACGTTAATCACTACCGGCGCGGGGATAGTGGGGCTTTCTCACGTAATCGCGGAAAACACCGGCATCATCGCCCAGCGCGTTTCCAATACCATTTCCGCGCTGATTAACGCCACCTTCGGCAACGTCATCGAGTTTTTTATCGCCATCTTTTCCCTGCGCAGCGGCCTGGTGGAAATGGTCAGAGCTTCCATCATCGGCTCCATCGTCCTCAACGTGCTGCTGCTCATCGGGCTTTCGATGGTCTTCGGGGGACTGAAATACAAGGAACAGCGTTTCAATAAAGACTCGGCGGGGCTTTCCTCCACGATGCTCGTCATTATGGTGGCGGGACTGGTGCTGCCTTCCATGTACAGCCTGCTGCTGTCCAAGCCCGCGCACGCCATGAGCCTGGCCGTTTCCGTGGTGCTGGGAATAGTTTACCTTTTGAGCCTGCTCTATACGCTGGTAACCCACAAGCACCTGTTTTTGGTGGAGCGCGAGGCGCCGCGTTCGCCGCTTAACCACACGTGGTCGGTGCGCACGGCCGCCATTCTGCTTTTCCTGGCCGTGGGGCTGGCCAGCTATGAGTCCTACCTACTGGTGGAAACCCTGACGCCGCGTATCGCGGATCTGGGGCTGAACCAGACATTCCTGGGGCTGGTGATTATCGCCATCCTGACCAATATCCCGGAGCATATCAGCGCTATCAGCTTCGCGCGTAAGAACAACATGACGCTTTCCCTGGAGATTGGGATGAGCTCCGCTTTGCAGATAGCGCTTTTCGTGGTGCCGGTACTCGTCCTGTTAAGCGGCCCGCTGGCGGGAATTTCCCTGGACCTGGAGTTCGGCCCGTTTTCCATAGCGGCGCTGGTGATGACCGCCATGATAGCCAACTACATCAGCGCGGATGGCATCTGCCACTGGCTGGAAGGCGTACAGCTTATCGCCGTTTACGTGCTGATAGCCATAGCGTTCTATTTTATCTAA
- the serS gene encoding serine--tRNA ligase, whose amino-acid sequence MLDLKFIRENPELVRQAVANRHDTAPIDEILRLDAERRQNIVKLDALRQERKTISKEREKAQERGRALRVEIQALEEEAGKLDRQLEDLLLQIPNIPQSDVPLGKDDTENVTIRTWGEPGKFDFQPLPHWTLGENLKIIDFERGVKLSGTRFYVLKGLGARLQRSLITFFLDQHTFEHGYQEIYPPYMVKKECMVAAGQLPKFAMNIYHDAEEDYWFVGTAEIPLTNLHRDEILAAAELPLYYCAYTACFRREKMSAGKDTRGIKRGHQFDKVEMYKFVTPETSNDELEKLTHDAEDVCQKLGLTYRIRKLCTGDIGFGANRSYDIDVWAPGCEEWLEVSSCSNDGDFQARRANIRYRPTPDAKPQFVHTLNGSGLALPRIMIAVMENYQQADGTIVVPEVLRKYVGADVIK is encoded by the coding sequence ATGCTCGACCTTAAATTTATCAGAGAAAACCCGGAACTGGTGCGTCAGGCGGTGGCCAACCGCCACGATACCGCCCCCATCGATGAAATACTACGCCTGGACGCCGAGCGCCGCCAGAACATCGTGAAGCTGGACGCTTTGAGGCAGGAGCGAAAAACCATCTCCAAAGAAAGAGAAAAAGCCCAGGAACGGGGCCGCGCCCTCCGGGTGGAGATTCAAGCCCTGGAAGAAGAAGCCGGTAAGCTAGACCGGCAGCTAGAAGACCTCCTCCTCCAGATACCCAATATTCCGCAGTCGGACGTGCCGCTGGGCAAGGACGATACGGAAAACGTCACCATCCGCACCTGGGGCGAACCCGGTAAATTCGACTTCCAGCCCCTGCCGCACTGGACGCTGGGAGAAAACCTCAAGATAATCGACTTCGAGCGCGGGGTAAAGCTCTCCGGCACCCGTTTTTACGTGCTCAAGGGGCTCGGCGCCCGGCTGCAGCGGTCCCTCATTACTTTCTTCCTCGACCAGCATACTTTCGAGCATGGCTATCAAGAGATTTACCCGCCCTACATGGTCAAGAAAGAGTGCATGGTGGCCGCCGGGCAGCTGCCCAAGTTCGCCATGAACATCTACCACGACGCCGAGGAAGACTACTGGTTCGTGGGGACGGCGGAGATACCGCTCACCAACCTGCACCGCGATGAAATACTTGCCGCCGCGGAGCTGCCGCTCTACTACTGCGCTTATACCGCCTGTTTCCGCCGGGAAAAGATGTCCGCCGGCAAGGACACCCGCGGCATCAAGCGGGGACACCAGTTCGATAAAGTGGAGATGTACAAGTTCGTCACGCCGGAGACCTCCAACGACGAGCTGGAAAAACTCACCCATGACGCGGAGGACGTCTGCCAGAAGCTCGGCCTGACCTACCGCATCCGCAAGCTCTGCACCGGGGATATCGGCTTCGGGGCCAACCGGTCTTACGATATCGATGTCTGGGCGCCCGGCTGTGAGGAATGGCTGGAGGTCAGCTCCTGCTCCAACGACGGCGATTTCCAGGCCCGCCGGGCCAATATCCGCTACCGCCCCACCCCGGACGCCAAGCCCCAGTTCGTCCATACGCTTAACGGCTCCGGGCTGGCATTGCCGCGGATAATGATAGCCGTCATGGAGAACTACCAGCAGGCGGACGGGACTATAGTGGTGCCGGAAGTTTTGCGGAAATACGTGGGCGCCGACGTTATTAAGTAG
- a CDS encoding peptide ABC transporter substrate-binding protein: protein MKKLLLLLMLLAVCGCLLLTACPNNQTTTPSPATTTPSTGSGTLKLYGTDPYTLDPAVSGDMNSYEYIAQIFNGLVKLDSNLEPAPDIAENWTISDDHLTYTFTLRKDVVFQDGKKVTAADFKYSWERAADPATGSTVVATYLGDIVGVKDVMAGQTKEISGVKVLDDYTLQVTIDAPRSYFLSKLTYPTAMVVDKTNVAAGSGWWYHPNGTGPFILKEWQTNTLIVLERNPRFYGEKARLQEVRFLLWAGIPMNLYELGQIDVADVYTDYIDRVEDTAGTFYTQLQVKPELSFSWLGFNTTQPPFDDVNIRKAFSMAIDKDKIIALTLRNMNQRADGILPPGIPGYNENVAGLGFDVAQAKALIAASSYGDVSNLPPIVLTTSGYGGAISSVLEAIITQWRENLGVEVTVRALDPERYIYYLQEEKDNLFDMGWIADYPHPQDFLDVLFHSGAENNYGGYANAAVDALLDTAGVEPDAARSLDLYRQAEQALVDDAAIIPLWFGENYVLVKPYVKGYELNEMGFAWLNKVSIEE from the coding sequence ATGAAAAAACTCTTATTGTTGTTAATGCTGCTGGCGGTGTGCGGCTGTCTGCTGCTGACTGCCTGCCCCAATAATCAGACCACTACGCCGTCGCCCGCTACTACTACCCCAAGTACCGGCAGCGGCACCCTCAAGCTCTACGGCACCGACCCCTATACCTTGGACCCGGCGGTGTCCGGGGACATGAACTCTTATGAATACATCGCCCAGATATTTAACGGGCTGGTAAAACTGGATAGTAACCTTGAGCCGGCGCCGGATATCGCGGAAAACTGGACGATAAGCGATGACCACCTTACTTACACCTTTACCCTCCGTAAAGATGTGGTCTTCCAGGACGGTAAAAAGGTCACCGCCGCCGACTTCAAGTATTCCTGGGAGCGCGCCGCTGACCCCGCCACCGGCTCCACCGTGGTGGCCACTTACCTGGGTGATATAGTAGGGGTGAAGGACGTGATGGCCGGCCAGACTAAAGAAATCAGCGGCGTTAAAGTCCTGGACGATTATACCTTGCAGGTGACCATAGACGCCCCCCGGTCTTATTTCCTTTCCAAGCTGACCTATCCCACCGCCATGGTGGTGGATAAAACCAACGTGGCCGCCGGGAGCGGCTGGTGGTATCACCCCAACGGCACCGGGCCGTTCATCCTCAAGGAATGGCAGACCAACACCCTGATAGTCCTGGAAAGGAATCCCCGGTTTTACGGCGAAAAAGCCAGGCTACAGGAAGTCCGGTTCCTTTTATGGGCCGGTATTCCCATGAACCTGTACGAGCTCGGCCAGATAGATGTTGCCGATGTGTATACCGACTACATTGACCGCGTGGAAGATACGGCCGGGACTTTTTATACCCAGCTCCAGGTAAAACCGGAGTTGAGCTTTAGCTGGCTGGGCTTTAACACCACCCAGCCCCCCTTCGACGATGTTAATATACGCAAAGCCTTTTCCATGGCCATAGATAAAGATAAAATCATCGCTTTGACCTTGCGCAACATGAACCAGCGCGCTGACGGCATTTTGCCGCCCGGCATCCCCGGCTACAATGAAAATGTGGCGGGGCTGGGGTTTGACGTTGCCCAGGCCAAGGCCCTGATTGCCGCTTCCAGCTACGGTGATGTGTCCAACCTCCCCCCGATTGTTTTAACCACCTCCGGCTACGGCGGCGCCATATCCTCGGTGCTGGAGGCCATTATCACCCAGTGGCGGGAAAACCTCGGGGTAGAGGTAACGGTCAGGGCGTTGGACCCGGAGCGGTATATCTATTACCTCCAGGAGGAAAAAGACAACCTGTTTGATATGGGCTGGATAGCCGATTATCCCCACCCCCAGGACTTCCTGGACGTGCTCTTCCACAGCGGCGCGGAAAACAACTACGGCGGCTATGCCAACGCGGCCGTGGACGCCTTGCTGGATACGGCCGGCGTAGAGCCTGATGCCGCCAGGAGCCTTGACCTGTACCGGCAGGCGGAGCAGGCGCTGGTAGATGATGCCGCCATTATTCCGCTGTGGTTCGGGGAGAACTACGTGCTGGTCAAGCCTTACGTCAAAGGCTATGAGCTGAACGAGATGGGCTTTGCCTGGCTGAACAAGGTCAGTATAGAAGAGTAG
- a CDS encoding MFS transporter, with product MRRFSPPGWVSIPLCLAAINLFSNCAVETSNVFIALYAKDLGSSNFHVGLIAATSGIAFFISSLLFGRLSDSYGRMVFIRAGLGLTALSYLSQILAHSPMTLLAARGMVGFAIGINSSVIMAYTYENQKQIGSFISYGALGWLLGAVTAAIVKNYTALFIISASVALMAFLVSFLLTEKVIHRIRVAVFPTALIKADYKIYLALFLRQLGGNAIWAVWPLYQAGIGATKTWIAIVEVTNMVGQIVFMRMVEKFNPVRMFQAGLILSAGVFIAYGFATRYWQLVPIQLVLSFAYSSMFVGALSYLLRRHTEYGTTSGLMNSANAVSGVFGPFLGGAVSEAWGYPSLMYVSAGITLMGVLTSLGLKKRKGSKAAMTG from the coding sequence ATGCGGCGTTTCTCCCCGCCGGGGTGGGTCTCAATACCACTATGCCTGGCAGCCATCAACCTGTTTTCCAACTGTGCCGTAGAAACCTCGAACGTTTTTATCGCGCTCTACGCCAAGGACCTCGGCTCCTCCAACTTTCATGTCGGTCTTATCGCCGCTACTTCAGGCATAGCGTTTTTCATATCGTCCCTGTTGTTCGGGCGGCTTTCCGATTCCTACGGCCGGATGGTTTTTATCCGGGCCGGGCTGGGGCTTACGGCGCTGTCCTACCTTTCCCAGATACTGGCCCATTCCCCCATGACCCTGCTGGCCGCCCGGGGGATGGTGGGCTTCGCCATCGGCATCAACTCATCGGTCATCATGGCCTACACCTATGAAAACCAGAAACAGATAGGCAGCTTTATCTCTTACGGCGCGCTGGGCTGGCTGCTGGGCGCGGTGACCGCCGCCATCGTAAAAAACTATACGGCGCTTTTCATCATCAGCGCCTCGGTGGCGCTCATGGCGTTCCTTGTCTCTTTCCTGCTGACGGAAAAGGTCATCCACCGCATACGGGTGGCCGTTTTCCCGACGGCCCTGATAAAAGCCGACTACAAGATATACCTGGCGCTGTTCCTCCGGCAGCTGGGGGGCAACGCCATCTGGGCGGTCTGGCCGCTTTACCAGGCCGGCATAGGCGCCACCAAGACGTGGATAGCCATCGTGGAGGTGACGAACATGGTGGGACAGATTGTTTTCATGCGTATGGTGGAAAAGTTCAACCCGGTGCGCATGTTCCAGGCGGGGCTGATACTATCGGCGGGGGTATTTATCGCTTACGGCTTCGCCACCCGGTACTGGCAGCTGGTACCCATCCAGCTGGTGCTGTCTTTTGCCTACTCCAGCATGTTCGTGGGCGCTTTGAGCTACCTGCTGCGGCGCCATACGGAGTACGGCACCACCTCCGGGCTGATGAACTCCGCCAACGCGGTGTCCGGCGTATTCGGGCCTTTCCTGGGCGGGGCCGTTTCCGAGGCGTGGGGCTACCCATCCCTGATGTATGTCAGCGCCGGCATTACCCTGATGGGCGTGCTGACCTCCCTGGGGCTGAAGAAACGCAAGGGCAGCAAAGCCGCGATGACCGGCTGA
- a CDS encoding TIGR04076 family protein translates to MEPKQYEVVIKLVGNNSPCHYGHQVGDEWVFDYATPPGMCSLAYNAIYPAALALYYGAVFPWTEDPDVIMLSCPDVEVGNRFELCRRVKK, encoded by the coding sequence ATGGAGCCAAAACAGTACGAGGTAGTCATTAAGCTGGTGGGCAATAACAGCCCCTGCCACTACGGGCACCAGGTAGGCGACGAATGGGTCTTCGATTACGCCACACCGCCGGGCATGTGCAGCCTGGCCTACAACGCCATTTACCCCGCGGCACTGGCGCTGTATTACGGGGCGGTCTTTCCCTGGACAGAGGACCCGGATGTTATCATGCTGTCCTGCCCGGACGTCGAGGTGGGCAACCGCTTCGAGCTGTGCCGCAGGGTAAAAAAATAA
- the lysS gene encoding lysine--tRNA ligase, whose protein sequence is MPSVSDEITEQRKQKVMGLRSRGVDPYPHRFPRTHTAQQAIATLEARESAGQAKEPAAGPEAATVSAAGRIMAIRKMGKAIFMDLRDGTGKIQLLFQTANYSEADLEIFKNLDIGDIVGAEGGILRTRTGEPTIAVARFTLLSKSLRPLPEKWHGLSDTETRYRQRYIDLIANTGVKDIFMTRSKIIAAVRRFLDGRGFIEVETPMMQPSAGGALAAPFITHHNALDQDFFLRIAPELYLKRLIAGGFDKVYEVGRNFRNEGIDTEHNPEFTMMESYEAYADYTDVMAMVEQMVCYVSQEVLGTAEIKYGENAINLTPPWRRLTLRDAIKEYSGIDFVKYPTADGLREKMRSVMAAVDTQKNWAKLVDELLKAFVRPKLIQPTFIYDYPVSMSPLAKNKAGEERVVERFQPYAGGMELGNAYSELNDPVLQRERFVEQMQERHGTDEEKWTIDEDFLTALEYGLPPTGGLGIGIDRLVMLLTNQPSIRDVILFPQLRAKE, encoded by the coding sequence ATGCCATCAGTATCAGATGAGATTACCGAACAAAGAAAACAGAAGGTCATGGGGCTGCGCAGTCGCGGCGTTGACCCCTATCCCCACCGTTTCCCGCGGACCCATACAGCGCAGCAGGCCATAGCGACGCTGGAGGCGCGGGAGTCCGCCGGCCAAGCCAAAGAGCCGGCGGCCGGTCCGGAAGCGGCAACGGTCAGCGCGGCCGGGCGCATCATGGCGATAAGGAAAATGGGCAAAGCCATTTTCATGGACCTGCGCGACGGCACCGGCAAGATACAGCTTTTATTCCAGACCGCCAACTACAGCGAGGCGGACCTGGAGATTTTCAAAAACCTCGACATCGGGGACATCGTGGGGGCGGAAGGCGGTATACTGCGCACCCGCACCGGCGAACCGACCATCGCCGTCGCCCGCTTCACCCTGCTATCCAAGTCCCTGCGGCCGCTGCCGGAAAAGTGGCACGGCCTGAGCGATACCGAGACACGCTACCGCCAGCGCTATATCGACCTCATAGCCAATACCGGGGTAAAAGACATCTTCATGACGCGGAGCAAGATTATCGCCGCCGTGCGCCGCTTTCTGGACGGGCGGGGCTTTATCGAAGTGGAAACGCCGATGATGCAGCCTTCCGCCGGCGGCGCGCTGGCCGCCCCTTTCATCACCCACCATAACGCCCTGGACCAGGACTTCTTCCTGCGCATCGCGCCGGAGCTATACCTGAAAAGGCTTATCGCCGGGGGGTTCGATAAAGTCTATGAAGTCGGGCGCAACTTCCGCAACGAGGGCATCGACACCGAGCACAACCCCGAGTTCACCATGATGGAAAGCTACGAAGCCTACGCCGACTACACGGACGTGATGGCGATGGTGGAGCAGATGGTATGTTATGTCAGCCAGGAAGTGCTGGGCACGGCGGAAATCAAATACGGCGAGAACGCCATCAACCTGACGCCCCCCTGGCGGCGCCTGACACTGCGGGACGCCATCAAGGAATACAGCGGCATCGACTTCGTGAAATACCCCACCGCGGACGGCCTGCGGGAAAAAATGAGGTCGGTGATGGCGGCGGTAGACACCCAGAAGAACTGGGCCAAGCTGGTGGACGAGCTTCTCAAAGCCTTCGTCCGGCCCAAGCTTATCCAGCCCACCTTTATTTACGATTACCCCGTTTCCATGTCCCCGCTGGCCAAAAACAAGGCGGGGGAGGAGCGGGTGGTAGAGCGCTTCCAGCCCTACGCCGGCGGCATGGAGCTGGGCAACGCCTACTCCGAGCTCAACGACCCCGTTTTACAGCGGGAGCGCTTTGTGGAGCAGATGCAGGAGCGCCACGGCACCGACGAGGAGAAGTGGACCATCGACGAGGACTTTCTGACCGCGCTGGAATACGGCCTGCCCCCTACCGGCGGGCTGGGCATAGGCATCGACCGCCTGGTGATGCTGCTGACCAACCAGCCTTCCATCCGGGACGTGATACTGTTCCCGCAATTACGGGCGAAGGAGTAG
- a CDS encoding DUF3795 domain-containing protein: MNDKMKLAAACGLYCGDCEILGEKCDGCNTVKGKPFWTAQYGVDVCPVYGCCADKKHLEHCGLCPELPCPTMTSMRDPSQSAEEAEKSFQQKQKDLKLRKEIGTAAWLKQR; encoded by the coding sequence ATGAACGATAAGATGAAGCTGGCCGCAGCCTGCGGCCTTTACTGCGGCGATTGCGAAATCCTGGGGGAAAAGTGCGACGGCTGCAACACGGTCAAAGGCAAACCTTTCTGGACGGCGCAGTACGGCGTGGACGTCTGCCCGGTATATGGCTGCTGCGCGGATAAAAAGCACCTGGAGCACTGCGGGCTCTGCCCCGAACTCCCCTGCCCGACCATGACCTCCATGCGCGACCCCTCCCAGAGCGCCGAAGAGGCGGAAAAGTCTTTTCAGCAAAAGCAAAAAGACCTGAAGTTAAGGAAAGAAATAGGCACGGCCGCCTGGCTGAAACAAAGATAA
- a CDS encoding response regulator transcription factor, with protein sequence MDKIKILIADDHAVVRDGTRQILEHEADMDVVAEAADGAEAIKLAGSSRPDVAIIDIAMPGIDGVEATRQIKKLYPAIAVLILSAYDDDQFVFSLLEAGAAGYLLKSVRGRELIEAVRQVHAGESVLHPSIARKVLNRFVPAPGKPVGQKQAEVLSDREIEVLRLATRGLSNQDIADELCLSLRTVQAHLGHIFNKLQVSSRTEAVVRALKEGWVTLEDIP encoded by the coding sequence ATGGATAAAATTAAAATCTTAATCGCGGATGACCATGCCGTCGTTAGGGACGGCACCCGCCAGATACTGGAACATGAAGCGGATATGGACGTGGTGGCGGAAGCCGCTGACGGCGCCGAGGCTATCAAGCTGGCGGGCTCCTCACGGCCGGACGTAGCCATTATCGATATCGCCATGCCGGGGATTGACGGCGTGGAAGCCACCCGGCAAATTAAAAAGCTCTATCCGGCTATCGCCGTGCTGATACTTTCTGCCTATGATGACGACCAGTTTGTCTTCAGTCTGCTGGAGGCGGGCGCGGCCGGGTATTTGCTGAAAAGCGTGCGCGGGCGTGAGCTTATTGAAGCGGTACGCCAGGTGCACGCTGGGGAATCGGTGCTGCACCCGTCCATCGCCCGTAAAGTGCTTAACCGCTTCGTGCCGGCGCCCGGCAAACCGGTGGGACAAAAACAAGCCGAGGTGCTGAGCGACCGCGAGATAGAGGTCTTGCGGCTGGCCACGCGCGGCCTGAGCAACCAGGACATCGCTGACGAGCTTTGCCTCAGCCTGCGCACCGTGCAGGCCCATCTGGGCCATATTTTCAACAAGCTCCAGGTAAGCTCCCGGACGGAGGCGGTGGTGCGGGCGCTGAAAGAGGGCTGGGTGACTCTGGAGGACATACCCTGA
- the radC gene encoding DNA repair protein RadC encodes MKKPRENTARSMTIHDLPPADRPRERLQRVGVEALSAQEILALILGRGISGESVMVTAQRLLSRFGGIKGIAAASVEELSGVRGIGLAKASQIKAAVELSNRLSGYGESADKTSLKTPEDIVGVVQGRLQDKKKEYFLALLLDTRNQLIRTAEISVGSLDSSIVHPREVFKEAISASAAAVIFVHNHPSGDTEASEEDIALTKRLASAGEIVGIDVLDHIIIGGKSYNSLKRQGLF; translated from the coding sequence ATGAAAAAGCCGCGTGAAAATACCGCCAGGTCCATGACCATTCATGACCTGCCCCCCGCCGACCGCCCCCGGGAGCGACTCCAGAGAGTAGGGGTGGAGGCGCTTTCCGCCCAGGAGATACTGGCGCTTATTTTGGGGAGGGGCATCTCCGGGGAGTCCGTCATGGTCACCGCGCAGCGTTTGCTCAGCCGGTTCGGGGGGATCAAGGGTATCGCCGCCGCCTCGGTTGAAGAGCTGTCCGGGGTAAGGGGCATCGGTCTCGCCAAGGCGTCCCAGATAAAGGCCGCCGTGGAGCTGTCCAACCGGCTGTCGGGCTATGGGGAGTCGGCGGACAAGACCTCGCTCAAGACCCCGGAAGACATCGTGGGGGTGGTGCAGGGCAGGCTCCAAGACAAAAAGAAAGAGTATTTCCTGGCTTTACTGCTGGATACCCGCAACCAGCTGATACGTACCGCCGAGATATCGGTGGGGAGCCTGGACAGCAGTATCGTCCACCCGCGGGAGGTGTTCAAGGAAGCGATATCCGCCAGCGCGGCGGCGGTGATTTTTGTGCACAATCACCCTTCCGGTGACACCGAGGCTTCCGAGGAAGATATCGCCCTGACTAAAAGACTGGCCAGCGCCGGGGAAATCGTAGGTATAGACGTCCTGGACCACATCATCATCGGCGGGAAGAGCTACAACAGCCTGAAAAGGCAGGGGCTGTTTTAA